In Pseudomonas fluorescens, the following are encoded in one genomic region:
- the flgE gene encoding flagellar hook protein FlgE produces the protein MSFNIGLSGLYAANKQLDVTGNNIANVATTGFKSSRAEFEDVYSATRLGTGSKTVGNGVRLANVSQQFGQGDVSNTGNVLDMGIQGNGFFVLSNNGSLTYTRAGTFKTDKEGYVTNSDGTARLQGYGVDANGKIVNGVLTDLRIDTSNLAPKSTSTVSSTINLNSTSAVIDQTVAANKFDPSKTETFTKSFSTPIFDTQGNQHTMDQYMVKTGANTWDTYTLIDGRNPDGSDPTVTAPVASTMSFDSTGKLTSVSTPVTPPTTPPTSVISSDLKITNWTPGSVTNGVWTANGAAADPAGLTIAMANTTQFNADTARSIPAQNGYATGQITNLTIDGSGVLLANFSNNQTKPIGQISLASFTNEQGLQPVGGTSWKETYASGIPGYDAPETGTLGSIVSNSLEESNVNLTNELVDLIKAQSNYQANAKTISTQSTIMQTIIQMT, from the coding sequence ATGTCTTTCAATATCGGCCTTAGCGGTCTCTATGCAGCCAATAAACAACTGGACGTGACCGGCAACAACATCGCCAACGTCGCGACCACCGGTTTCAAATCGTCCCGCGCAGAATTCGAAGACGTGTACTCGGCGACCCGCCTGGGCACCGGCAGCAAGACCGTCGGTAACGGCGTGCGCCTGGCCAACGTTTCCCAGCAGTTCGGCCAGGGTGACGTGAGCAACACCGGCAACGTGCTCGACATGGGTATCCAGGGCAACGGTTTCTTCGTCCTGAGCAACAACGGTTCGCTGACCTACACCCGTGCCGGTACGTTCAAGACCGACAAGGAAGGCTACGTCACCAACAGCGACGGCACTGCCCGCCTGCAAGGTTACGGTGTGGATGCCAACGGCAAGATCGTCAATGGCGTGCTGACCGACCTACGGATCGACACCTCCAACCTGGCGCCGAAATCCACCAGCACCGTGTCGTCGACGATCAACCTGAACTCCACCTCGGCGGTGATCGACCAGACAGTGGCGGCGAACAAGTTCGACCCGTCCAAGACCGAGACCTTTACCAAGTCGTTCAGTACCCCGATCTTCGATACTCAGGGTAACCAGCACACCATGGATCAATACATGGTCAAGACTGGAGCGAACACGTGGGACACCTACACGCTGATCGATGGCCGCAATCCGGATGGCAGTGATCCTACCGTTACCGCGCCGGTTGCTTCGACCATGTCGTTCGACTCCACCGGCAAACTGACTTCGGTCAGTACGCCCGTTACGCCGCCAACCACGCCACCGACTTCGGTGATCAGCAGTGACCTGAAAATCACCAACTGGACCCCGGGCAGTGTCACCAATGGCGTCTGGACAGCCAACGGCGCGGCAGCCGATCCGGCTGGATTGACCATCGCCATGGCCAACACCACCCAGTTCAACGCCGACACCGCGCGTTCGATTCCGGCGCAGAACGGTTACGCCACGGGCCAGATCACCAACCTGACCATCGACGGCAGCGGTGTGCTGCTGGCCAACTTCAGCAACAACCAGACCAAGCCGATCGGCCAGATTTCCCTGGCCAGCTTCACCAATGAGCAAGGCCTGCAACCGGTAGGCGGCACCAGCTGGAAAGAAACCTACGCGTCGGGCATCCCGGGCTACGATGCACCGGAGACCGGCACCCTGGGTTCGATCGTTTCCAACTCCCTGGAAGAGTCCAACGTCAACCTGACCAATGAACTGGTCGACCTGATCAAGGCGCAGAGCAACTACCAGGCGAACGCCAAGACCATCTCCACCCAAAGCACCATCATGCAGACCATCATTCAGATGACTTGA
- the flgD gene encoding flagellar hook assembly protein FlgD: MSVTDSTSGLSLNDILANSSIKTNTTTDGLASATGSATGNQALGKDAFLQLLVTQLKNQNPLEPQDNGAFVAQLAQFSSLEGITTLNSTVSGLASNYNSSQALQASSLVGRSVIAPGDKAVVDTTKSLSGTVVVPSSVASATLKITDADGKTVRTIDLGSQKAGNASFIWDGKNDAGETVPAGTYTFGATSTIDGQSVALITNLPATVNSVTISQTGGELMLNLAGLGSVALSKVQTIGM; the protein is encoded by the coding sequence ATGAGTGTTACCGATTCCACCAGTGGTTTGAGCCTCAACGACATCCTGGCCAACTCCTCGATCAAGACCAACACCACGACTGACGGCCTCGCGTCGGCAACCGGCAGCGCCACGGGCAACCAGGCCCTGGGCAAGGATGCATTCCTGCAGTTGCTGGTGACCCAGCTGAAAAACCAGAACCCGCTGGAGCCCCAGGACAACGGCGCGTTCGTGGCCCAGTTGGCGCAGTTCAGCAGCCTTGAAGGCATCACCACGCTGAACAGCACCGTGAGCGGCCTGGCCAGCAACTACAACTCGTCCCAGGCCTTGCAGGCGTCGTCGCTGGTGGGGCGTTCGGTCATCGCGCCGGGCGACAAGGCCGTGGTCGATACCACCAAGAGCCTCAGCGGCACGGTGGTGGTTCCGTCTTCGGTGGCGTCCGCCACCCTGAAGATCACCGACGCCGACGGCAAGACCGTGCGCACCATCGACCTGGGTTCGCAGAAGGCCGGCAACGCCAGCTTCATCTGGGACGGCAAGAACGATGCGGGTGAGACGGTACCTGCGGGCACCTACACCTTCGGCGCCACGAGCACGATCGATGGCCAGTCCGTTGCGTTGATCACCAACCTGCCCGCCACCGTCAACAGCGTGACCATCAGCCAGACCGGCGGTGAGTTGATGCTCAATCTGGCCGGGCTGGGCAGCGTTGCCCTGTCCAAAGTACAAACCATTGGTATGTAG